A portion of the Pithys albifrons albifrons isolate INPA30051 chromosome 1, PitAlb_v1, whole genome shotgun sequence genome contains these proteins:
- the LIPT1 gene encoding lipoyl amidotransferase LIPT1, mitochondrial, which produces MVLQPSLKNCLWLSCVLRTPKAGFRSTASGPLVIQSVSNDVYQNLAVEDWIHDHMDLEKRQVLFLWRNSPAVVIGRHQNPWQECNLRLLRQKNIKLARRRSGGGTVYHDLGNINLTFFTTRKKYERMENLKLVVKALKALRPQLDVHVTDRYDILLDRHYKISGTAAKLGRTSAYHHCTLLCNADKFVLSSVLKSPYKGLKSNATPSVPALVKNLFEEDPSLTSEMLLHAIAKEYAMQHHIDHHITLINPADEMLLPGINNKTKELQTWEWVYGKTPKFSISTCLNIVYKDSILDVKVNMDVKHGRIEVCNIDLPEQWLPPALYNKLVKSLTGSKFCPNETTTLAATLLRVCPQDDELHSRWNLLCENMIMLM; this is translated from the coding sequence ATGGTTCTCCAGCCATCATTAAAGAACTGCCTTTGGCTGTCCTGCGTCCTCAGGACTCCAAAAGCTGGTTTCAGGAGCACAGCTAGTGGACCCCTCGTTATCCAATCTGTTTCTAATGACGTTTACCAAAATCTAGCTGTGGAAGACTGGATCCATGACCACATGGACTTAGAGAAGCGACAggtccttttcctttggagaaaTTCCCCTGCTGTGGTAATAGGGAGACATCAGAATCCCTGGCAGGAATGCAACCTCAGGCTATTGAGGCAAAAGAATATAAAACTAGCCAGGAGAAGAAGTGGAGGAGGGACAGTTTACCATGACCTAGGTAATATCAATTTGACTTTCTtcacaaccagaaaaaaatatgaacgAATGGAAAACCTGAAACTAGTTGTGAAGGCACTGAAAGCCTTGCGCCCACAGTTAGACGTACATGTCACGGACAGATATGACATCTTGCTGGATAGGCATTACAAAATCTCAGGTACTGCTGCAAAGCTGGGAAGGACAAGTGCTTATCACCACTGTACCTTACTCTGTAATGCAGATAAGTTTGTTTTATCTTCTGTGCTAAAAAGTCCTTATAAAGGGCTAAAGAGCAATGCTACTCCTAGTGTGCCTGCCTTGGTGAAAAACCTCTTTGAAGAGGATCCTAGTTTAACTTCTGAGATGCTCCTGCATGCCATTGCTAAAGAGTATGCTATGCAACACCACATAGATCATCATATCACCTTAATAAACCCAGCTGATGAGATGCTGCTTCCGGGAATTAATAATAAAACTAAAGAACTACAAACCTGGGAATGGGTGTATGGAAAGACACCAAAGTTCAGCATTAGCACTTGTCTTAACATCGTCTATAAAGATTCTATTCTTGATGTTAAAGTAAATATGGATGTAAAGCATGGAAGGATTGAGGTCTGTAACATTGATCTGCCTGAGCAGTGGCTGCCTCCAGCACTGTACAACAAACTGGTCAAGAGCCTCACTGGCAGTAAGTTTTGCCCAAACGAAACCACTACTCTAGCAGCAACATTGCTAAGAGTGTGTCCACAAGATGATGAGTTGCACAGCAGGTGGAATCTACTGTGTGAAAATATGATAATGCTAATGTGA